In Thermococcus zilligii AN1, a genomic segment contains:
- a CDS encoding antitoxin family protein, whose amino-acid sequence MEEIEAVYEDGVFKPLKKPQLHNHERVVIVVKEGVITKKFLQKLEDLSEALPKFENPSRLIEEDRRPRMPAYS is encoded by the coding sequence ATGGAGGAGATTGAGGCCGTTTATGAGGATGGGGTCTTCAAACCCCTCAAAAAACCGCAGCTCCACAACCATGAGAGGGTTGTCATAGTGGTCAAGGAGGGGGTTATAACTAAAAAGTTCCTCCAGAAGCTTGAAGACCTCAGCGAGGCCCTTCCCAAGTTTGAAAACCCCTCCAGATTAATCGAGGAGGACAGAAGACCCCGGATGCCAGCATACTCATAG
- the taw3 gene encoding tRNA(Phe) 7-((3-amino-3-carboxypropyl)-4-demethylwyosine(37)-N(4))-methyltransferase Taw3, with the protein MDFLYTKNFEEQKAVAMRGLRKALAEDKVDRDIIPLLEKINALDNYFTTSSCSGRVSVMEMPHFGDKVNSVWLGKWHREVTVEEVLEAIEKHRSGQLWFLVRSPIIHVAAKTMEDAVRLLNLAVGLGFKYSNIKSVSHKKLVVEIRSTERMDVPLGENGELWLSGEYIGKVVNLANAQVRRFKGRLKRLEEEIEKL; encoded by the coding sequence ATGGACTTCCTCTACACGAAAAACTTCGAAGAGCAGAAGGCAGTGGCTATGCGGGGCCTCAGGAAAGCTCTGGCCGAGGACAAGGTGGACCGCGATATAATTCCCCTCCTCGAGAAGATCAACGCCCTCGATAACTACTTCACCACGAGCTCATGCTCCGGGAGGGTCTCTGTCATGGAGATGCCCCACTTCGGCGACAAGGTTAACTCCGTCTGGCTCGGCAAGTGGCACAGGGAGGTAACGGTTGAGGAAGTCCTTGAAGCAATCGAAAAGCACCGCTCCGGCCAGCTGTGGTTCCTTGTGAGGAGCCCGATCATCCACGTCGCGGCTAAGACCATGGAAGACGCGGTAAGGCTTCTCAACCTCGCGGTGGGCCTCGGCTTCAAGTACAGCAACATCAAGAGCGTGAGCCATAAGAAGCTGGTCGTTGAGATACGCTCCACCGAGAGGATGGACGTCCCGCTGGGAGAGAACGGGGAACTCTGGTTGAGCGGGGAGTACATCGGAAAGGTTGTAAACCTCGCCAACGCCCAGGTCAGGCGCTTCAAGGGGAGACTGAAGAGGCTGGAGGAGGAAATAGAAAAGCTCTGA
- the thsB gene encoding thermosome subunit beta encodes MAQLAGQPVVILPEGTQRYVGRDAQRLNILAARIIAETVRTTLGPKGMDKMLVDSLGDIVITNDGATILDEMDIQHPAAKMMVEVAKTQDKEAGDGTTTAVVIAGELLRKAEELLDQNIHPSIIVKGYVLAAEKAQEILENIARDVNVDDVETLKKAAVTSITGKAAEEERDYLAQIAVEAVKQVAEKIDGRYVVDLDNIKFEKKEGGSVKDTQLIKGVVVDKEVVHPGMPRRVENARIALINEALEIKETETDAEIRITSPEQLQAFLEQEERMLREMVEKIRAVGANVVFVQKGIDDLAQHYLAKYGIMAVRRVKKSDMEKLAKATGAKIVTNVRDLTPEDLGHADLVEQRKVAGENMIFVEGCKNPKAVTILIRGGTEHVVDEVERALEDAVKVVKDIVEDGKIVAAGGAPEIELAIRLDEYAKAVGGKEQLAIEAFAEALKIIPRTLAENAGLDPIETLVKVIAAHKEKGPTIGVDVFEGEPADMLERGVIAPLRVPRQAIKSASEAAIMILRIDDVIAASKLDKNKDKEGGKGESEDFSSDLD; translated from the coding sequence ATGGCCCAGCTCGCAGGTCAGCCGGTTGTTATTCTGCCTGAGGGGACTCAGAGGTACGTTGGTAGGGACGCCCAGAGGCTGAACATCCTGGCCGCAAGAATAATAGCCGAGACGGTGAGAACCACCCTCGGCCCCAAGGGCATGGACAAAATGCTCGTAGACAGCCTCGGTGACATCGTCATCACCAACGACGGTGCAACCATACTCGACGAGATGGACATCCAGCACCCTGCCGCGAAGATGATGGTTGAGGTCGCCAAGACCCAGGACAAGGAGGCGGGCGATGGTACAACCACTGCCGTAGTCATCGCCGGCGAACTCCTCAGGAAGGCCGAGGAGCTCCTCGACCAGAACATCCACCCGAGCATCATCGTCAAGGGTTACGTCCTCGCCGCCGAAAAAGCCCAGGAAATACTCGAAAACATAGCCAGGGACGTTAACGTCGACGACGTCGAGACCCTCAAGAAGGCGGCGGTCACTTCAATCACCGGTAAGGCCGCCGAGGAGGAGAGGGACTACCTTGCCCAGATCGCCGTCGAAGCCGTCAAGCAGGTCGCCGAGAAGATCGACGGAAGGTACGTCGTCGACCTCGACAACATCAAGTTCGAGAAGAAGGAGGGTGGATCGGTCAAAGACACCCAGCTCATCAAGGGTGTTGTCGTCGACAAGGAGGTCGTCCACCCGGGCATGCCCAGGAGGGTCGAGAACGCCAGGATAGCCCTCATCAACGAGGCCCTCGAGATAAAGGAGACCGAAACAGACGCCGAGATCAGGATCACCAGCCCCGAGCAGCTCCAGGCCTTCCTCGAGCAGGAGGAGAGGATGCTCAGGGAGATGGTCGAGAAGATCAGGGCGGTTGGCGCCAACGTCGTCTTCGTCCAGAAGGGTATTGACGACTTGGCACAGCACTACCTCGCCAAATACGGCATAATGGCAGTCAGGAGGGTCAAGAAGAGCGACATGGAGAAGCTGGCCAAGGCTACCGGGGCAAAGATCGTCACCAACGTCCGCGATTTAACTCCGGAAGACCTCGGTCACGCTGACCTCGTCGAGCAGAGGAAGGTGGCTGGAGAGAACATGATCTTCGTCGAAGGCTGCAAGAACCCGAAGGCTGTGACAATCCTCATCCGCGGTGGCACAGAACACGTCGTCGACGAAGTCGAGAGGGCCCTTGAGGACGCCGTCAAGGTCGTCAAGGACATCGTCGAGGACGGCAAGATCGTCGCTGCCGGCGGTGCCCCGGAGATCGAGCTGGCCATCAGGCTCGACGAGTACGCCAAGGCCGTTGGCGGCAAGGAGCAGCTCGCCATTGAGGCCTTCGCCGAAGCCCTCAAGATAATCCCGAGAACCTTAGCGGAGAACGCCGGTCTCGACCCGATCGAGACCCTCGTTAAGGTCATCGCCGCCCACAAGGAGAAGGGCCCGACCATCGGTGTCGACGTCTTCGAGGGAGAGCCTGCTGACATGCTGGAGCGCGGCGTCATCGCCCCGCTCCGCGTTCCGAGGCAGGCCATCAAGAGCGCCAGCGAGGCCGCAATAATGATCCTCCGCATAGACGACGTCATCGCCGCCAGCAAGCTCGACAAGAACAAGGACAAGGAAGGCGGCAAGGGCGAAAGCGAGGACTTCAGCAGCGACCTCGACTGA
- a CDS encoding radical SAM protein: protein MGIKMSWEEFARSMGVEPQRLENREARLLKEFVMDLEFPTHCPGCQGLDLSNPNPVHHPSYELTPACNHDCIFCYSNVAVKLGKAPRPGYYGWDNPKAITVSQYGEPLISPRIVEVNRMLRERFPNARLDLQTNGSLLTEELWEKLDFDLVMISLDAASREKHLRITNADTFDAVINALKIVGSDKSVRSVVRTIFMPGINDGDIPRIAELAASLGIDEMMLQPLTIHELNVERLRKAGLDFERAESVREFLKTAMEAKKHIDVRISGCQLAIYRTLDPITLFSARRVARDVVPIVKRERKLLEP from the coding sequence ATGGGCATTAAAATGAGCTGGGAGGAGTTCGCGAGAAGCATGGGCGTTGAGCCGCAGAGGCTCGAGAACAGGGAGGCGAGACTGCTGAAGGAGTTTGTGATGGATCTGGAGTTCCCGACCCACTGCCCGGGTTGCCAGGGGCTTGATTTGAGCAATCCCAACCCGGTTCATCACCCGAGCTATGAGCTTACTCCTGCGTGCAACCACGACTGCATCTTCTGCTATTCCAACGTTGCCGTAAAGCTAGGGAAGGCCCCAAGGCCCGGCTACTACGGCTGGGACAACCCGAAAGCCATAACCGTCTCCCAGTACGGCGAGCCTTTGATAAGCCCGCGCATAGTTGAGGTCAACAGGATGCTCCGCGAGAGGTTTCCGAACGCGAGGCTCGATTTGCAGACCAACGGCTCCCTCCTAACGGAAGAGCTTTGGGAAAAGCTTGACTTCGACTTGGTCATGATAAGCCTCGACGCGGCCAGCAGGGAGAAGCATCTAAGGATTACAAACGCTGACACGTTTGATGCAGTGATAAACGCCCTGAAAATAGTCGGAAGCGACAAAAGCGTCCGCTCTGTTGTTAGAACCATCTTCATGCCGGGCATAAACGACGGGGACATACCGAGGATAGCAGAGCTTGCCGCCTCCCTTGGAATAGACGAGATGATGCTCCAGCCCCTAACGATCCACGAGCTCAACGTTGAAAGGCTCAGGAAAGCCGGCCTCGACTTTGAGAGGGCCGAGAGCGTGAGGGAGTTCCTGAAGACAGCCATGGAGGCCAAAAAGCACATCGATGTGAGAATAAGCGGTTGCCAGCTGGCAATCTACAGGACACTCGACCCCATCACGCTCTTCAGTGCGAGAAGAGTAGCCAGGGACGTTGTCCCCATCGTGAAGAGGGAGAGAAAACTCCTTGAGCCGTAA
- a CDS encoding ATP-binding protein, with the protein MRTREKRLVFPFSAIVGQEKTKLALLAVAVNPLIGGVLLKGDKGTGKSTLVRALANVLPEIEVVADCPFNCNPKNPLEMCDSCYERYEQGESLPTTRRRMRVVDLPLSVTIDRLVGTIDVERFLKEGKKALQPGILAEANRGVLYIDEVNLLDDYIADSLLDAAAMGWNTIEREGISFRHPARFILVGSMNPEEGELRPQILDRFGLCVEVSAPMDPEERIEIVKRVEEFHEDPISFYRKYENEEKKLTERIVKARELLPKVEISDDLLKLLAETVVNFGIKTNRAEIATIKTAKAIAALNGREKVSLEDLEKAMELALPHRLRDRPFQKLPQMKPPESKDDSRHDHKHDHKHEHKKEEKNEKRNQEPQSQGIGNSEKNFRSSEAKTLKIESKNFDVSEFRGYRSSRDVSVTAVNFPKGVPVSYVPPNGEIKDVDFYNSLVWAVLNGKNLL; encoded by the coding sequence ATGAGAACCCGCGAAAAACGCTTAGTCTTCCCGTTCTCTGCAATAGTCGGGCAAGAGAAGACCAAACTGGCATTACTGGCTGTAGCCGTTAACCCCCTAATCGGAGGTGTGTTACTCAAAGGAGATAAGGGGACCGGAAAATCAACGCTAGTTAGAGCTCTGGCAAATGTCCTCCCAGAAATTGAAGTCGTGGCAGACTGTCCCTTCAACTGCAATCCGAAGAATCCCTTAGAGATGTGTGACAGCTGCTATGAGCGCTACGAGCAGGGTGAGAGCCTACCAACCACCAGAAGAAGAATGAGAGTTGTTGATCTGCCTTTGAGTGTTACCATAGATAGACTCGTTGGAACAATTGATGTAGAGCGGTTCTTAAAAGAGGGCAAAAAAGCCCTGCAACCAGGGATATTAGCGGAAGCAAACAGAGGGGTTCTTTACATCGATGAAGTCAACCTCTTGGACGATTACATAGCCGACTCACTTTTAGACGCCGCCGCAATGGGCTGGAACACCATAGAAAGGGAGGGAATCTCCTTCAGGCATCCAGCGAGATTCATCTTAGTCGGAAGCATGAACCCAGAGGAAGGTGAACTCAGACCCCAAATCCTCGATAGATTCGGTCTATGTGTTGAAGTTTCAGCACCGATGGACCCAGAGGAGAGGATTGAAATAGTCAAGCGCGTGGAAGAGTTCCATGAAGACCCCATAAGCTTTTACAGAAAATATGAGAACGAAGAGAAAAAGCTCACGGAGAGGATTGTTAAAGCAAGAGAACTTCTGCCGAAGGTCGAGATAAGCGACGATTTGCTGAAGCTTTTGGCTGAAACAGTTGTTAACTTTGGGATTAAGACCAATAGAGCCGAGATAGCAACGATAAAGACGGCTAAAGCAATAGCCGCCCTAAACGGGAGGGAAAAGGTTTCACTGGAAGATTTAGAAAAAGCTATGGAATTAGCTTTACCGCACCGCTTGAGAGACAGACCTTTTCAAAAGCTACCCCAGATGAAGCCGCCAGAGTCTAAAGATGATAGCAGGCACGATCACAAACACGACCATAAGCATGAGCACAAGAAGGAAGAAAAAAATGAAAAGAGAAACCAGGAGCCCCAAAGTCAGGGAATCGGAAACTCAGAGAAAAATTTTCGTTCAAGCGAAGCTAAAACCCTAAAGATAGAGAGCAAAAACTTTGACGTAAGCGAATTCAGGGGATATCGCTCCTCAAGGGATGTCAGCGTCACAGCAGTAAACTTTCCCAAAGGCGTTCCTGTCTCTTATGTTCCCCCCAACGGTGAAATAAAGGACGTCGATTTTTACAACTCTCTGGTTTGGGCAGTTCTCAATGGAAAAAACCTCCTATAA
- a CDS encoding PIN domain-containing protein codes for MALDFFKLAEGKPVYVPRVFIIEVLSVARRLGVRIDYRTLVGLIEDFNIKSENELFNLAVYVSENVHPRAVDAYYIATAILTGSILVSNDRIMIKNSREASIEAYYLLEEFDKLRETLNGT; via the coding sequence TTGGCACTGGATTTTTTCAAGTTAGCAGAGGGCAAGCCCGTGTATGTTCCTCGGGTCTTTATAATCGAAGTGCTGTCCGTGGCAAGGAGACTCGGCGTGAGAATAGATTACCGAACGTTGGTGGGATTAATCGAAGACTTCAACATAAAAAGTGAGAACGAACTGTTTAACCTTGCTGTTTACGTCTCAGAGAACGTCCACCCTCGTGCGGTGGATGCATACTATATAGCAACCGCCATACTTACCGGGAGCATCCTCGTTTCAAACGACAGGATAATGATTAAAAACAGCAGAGAGGCCAGTATTGAGGCGTATTATCTCCTCGAAGAGTTTGATAAGTTAAGAGAAACCCTTAACGGCACCTGA
- a CDS encoding DUF1464 family protein — protein MRVIGVDPGTKSFDVIGLEDGRVKLDLSFPSEVVAEEPGKIVKAIEEFSADLIIGPSGYGVPLKHISELTERDRFEMTLVREDELREIPVLIGLQKMVSEMAEKGMNVWFIPGVIHLPTVPEWRKYNKIDMGTADKMAITVLGIHDQAERLGIGYGDVSFVLLEVGFGYNYAGAVKGGKIVDGIGGTVFPGPAYVNSGALDGELAYLLGRVRKWHLFWGGATVIAANKILQPEEFAKRLDEEPFARAWEAMKDGFLKAVASELAVVRDAKEIILSGRLMRIEGLRKDVEELFEEHFGLPVVKLRGLEGMAKEAAQGSAIIADGLAGGEFKGLVEHVEIKKSRGSVLDYVKFPLDV, from the coding sequence ATGAGGGTCATAGGCGTTGACCCTGGCACGAAGAGCTTCGACGTCATAGGGCTTGAAGACGGAAGGGTAAAGCTTGACTTAAGTTTTCCGAGCGAAGTTGTGGCGGAAGAGCCGGGAAAAATCGTGAAAGCGATAGAGGAGTTCAGCGCTGACCTCATAATCGGCCCCTCGGGCTATGGAGTTCCCCTAAAGCACATAAGCGAGCTGACTGAAAGAGACCGCTTCGAGATGACCCTCGTCAGGGAAGACGAGCTGAGGGAGATACCCGTCCTCATCGGCCTCCAGAAGATGGTATCGGAGATGGCAGAGAAAGGCATGAACGTCTGGTTCATACCGGGCGTCATCCACCTCCCAACCGTCCCGGAGTGGAGGAAGTACAACAAGATCGACATGGGGACAGCGGACAAGATGGCCATAACCGTCCTCGGGATCCACGACCAGGCGGAGAGGCTCGGAATAGGCTATGGAGACGTCTCCTTCGTCCTCCTCGAGGTCGGCTTTGGATACAACTACGCCGGGGCGGTCAAGGGCGGGAAGATAGTGGATGGAATAGGCGGGACTGTTTTTCCCGGCCCGGCCTATGTCAACAGCGGCGCCCTCGACGGGGAGCTCGCCTACCTCCTCGGGAGGGTCAGGAAGTGGCACCTGTTCTGGGGCGGTGCAACTGTTATAGCGGCCAATAAAATCCTCCAGCCTGAGGAGTTCGCCAAGAGGCTGGATGAGGAGCCCTTCGCCAGGGCATGGGAGGCCATGAAGGACGGCTTCCTAAAAGCGGTTGCGAGCGAGCTGGCGGTTGTGAGGGATGCAAAGGAGATAATCCTCTCCGGAAGGCTCATGCGCATAGAGGGGCTCAGAAAGGACGTCGAGGAACTCTTTGAGGAGCACTTTGGTCTCCCGGTGGTAAAGCTGAGGGGCCTCGAGGGCATGGCAAAGGAGGCCGCCCAGGGGAGCGCGATAATAGCGGACGGCCTCGCCGGCGGGGAGTTTAAGGGGTTAGTCGAGCACGTTGAGATAAAGAAGAGCCGCGGTAGCGTTCTCGACTACGTTAAGTTCCCCCTGGATGTTTAG
- a CDS encoding VWA domain-containing protein: MAVQKRISIAKGIAEKLVTNGYIKKSKMALIVAKGDQAEIFVPPTKNYWEVLERIESVPTGGKTPLSSALYYLLLLANRERMKDRSVKVRAFLITDGKANVPFFGKRIKEEIIELARALKKKEIELTIYDAGGRGINLGVSYIPVLKEVANAKVHGV; the protein is encoded by the coding sequence ATGGCTGTGCAGAAGAGAATTAGCATCGCGAAGGGGATAGCGGAGAAATTGGTCACAAACGGCTACATCAAAAAGTCAAAGATGGCTTTGATAGTTGCAAAAGGTGATCAAGCGGAAATATTTGTTCCACCTACGAAGAACTACTGGGAAGTGCTTGAGAGGATAGAAAGCGTTCCAACTGGAGGGAAGACACCTTTAAGTTCTGCCCTATATTATCTTTTGCTTTTAGCCAACAGGGAGAGGATGAAGGACCGGTCGGTCAAGGTGAGAGCTTTTCTAATAACCGATGGAAAGGCGAACGTGCCGTTTTTTGGAAAGAGGATTAAGGAGGAAATAATTGAGCTGGCCCGGGCACTGAAAAAGAAGGAGATTGAACTCACGATTTATGACGCGGGAGGAAGGGGAATAAACCTAGGGGTTTCGTACATCCCGGTTTTGAAGGAGGTTGCAAATGCCAAGGTGCACGGGGTTTGA